The following coding sequences are from one Thermodesulforhabdaceae bacterium window:
- a CDS encoding ferritin produces the protein MLSEKMTKALNDQVKWELYSSYLYLSMATYLKSKGLEGFARWMEVQALEELSHAMKFYSYINERGAKVDLQPIDGPPTEWQSVTAVFEHVAEHERHVTERIHRLVDQAIEEKDHATNNFLQWFVAEQVEEEASAADVLNKVRFVEGSHGLFMLDRELAQRTFTLPPGTTIVNLRPSKD, from the coding sequence CTGAAAAAATGACCAAAGCCCTTAACGATCAAGTTAAATGGGAATTGTATTCTTCCTACCTCTACCTCTCCATGGCAACTTACTTAAAAAGCAAAGGACTTGAGGGATTCGCCCGATGGATGGAGGTGCAGGCTCTGGAAGAACTTTCCCATGCGATGAAGTTTTATTCGTATATCAACGAGCGAGGAGCTAAGGTTGATCTTCAGCCTATTGATGGTCCTCCAACTGAATGGCAGTCAGTTACAGCCGTTTTTGAGCATGTGGCTGAACATGAGCGACATGTTACAGAACGGATCCACAGACTTGTAGATCAGGCTATTGAAGAAAAAGACCACGCTACCAATAATTTCCTTCAGTGGTTTGTGGCTGAACAGGTTGAAGAAGAAGCCAGTGCCGCCGATGTCCTCAATAAGGTTCGGTTTGTAGAAGGTAGCCATGGCCTTTTTATGTTAGATCGCGAACTGGCTCAGCGGACATTCACCCTTCCTCCTGGAACCACCATAGTAAATCTCAGACCATCTAAAGATTAA